Part of the Methylorubrum populi genome is shown below.
TCGTCGTCCTGCTGCCGCTCGGTGCGCTGCTCGGCGGCCCGGTCGCCACGCTGCCCGAGGCCATCCGCGGCGGCTTTCTCGCCTTCGGCCTGATTGCGCTCCTCTACCTCGTGACGGAGGAACTTTTGGTCGAGGCACACGAAACGGAGGACCGTCCATGGGTGACCGCGATGTTCTTCGCAGGCTTCCTGCTATTGCTCTTGCTTGATGAGCTTGTCGGTTGATGGCGCACGGGCCGGCCGCGTTCGATGCGTCATCACGAAACGCTTTCGGGTCGATGACATCAGCTCTTCAGTAGCGCGAGCGTCTTTCCTTTCAGGTCGTCAAAGGTCGCGATAGTGCGCAGATTGGCCTCGTACGCTCGCATCGCAGAGCGAAGTTCGGACATCTCGACCGTAGGGCGGACATTGGGAAGCTTGAGGTTGCCGCCAGCATCGGCGGCGGGGTGTCCAGGACTATGAACCGTCGGGAATTCGGTCTTGTCGCGTACGATACGGATGGCCGGTGCCTCTTCGGTGTTGCCCGTGATCGGCTCGAACACTGCAATCTTGCGCCGATAGGGTTCGCCGTCTGGGGCGGACGCCGTGGAACGCGCGTTGGCAATGTTCTCGACCGACACGCGCATGCGACCCTGATGAATGCGCAGGGCGGCGGACGCCAAGCTTGGCCCGGAAATGTCTTCCTTCATCGCCAGCCTCTTTCTTGCCGGCACCCTGTCCCGGCAGACACAAATTTGTTAATCAAACCTAATAAGTCATAGTTAAAAAATGATTAACTTGTGCCTTGTGGCGTTGGAGAGAACCGAGCGCTGGCCCGTCCAAGACCAGAAGTGTTCGCCGATGTCCACGAACCATCATCAAGTATGCGGCTTGGAAATCAGGCGAGCCATCATTGGATCGCTTCATGTGTCCCTCCGCTGCAGCCGGATGCATAAGCCGACTTGTGCTCACCGGGCATTTTGCACGAACGGATGTACATGATTTCGATTAAATACTGTTATTGCTCGCATATCTACGGGGTTTCCTTGCAAGCATGATGCGGAAATAATTTGACCAATTTCACGTATTGTCGATCAAAAATCTGGATCAATTTTACAAAGAACTTTCATTGACGTTCGTGGCCCACTCGATGAGGGTCCCCTGATGCGTTATCTGAATCTGGCGGAGGCTTTGTTCGCAATGGACCCCGCGGCGATGGGTGAAACGGTGACTGATGGAACGCGATGACAGGCCGGGAGCGGGCTCCGCTCAGGAGCACATCCTCCTGATCGAAGACGACGACGGTATGCGGGTGTTGGTCACGCGACTCCTGAGGGAGAGCGGCTACCGCGTCACCGGTTGCCGCAGCGGCGCCGAGATGTGGTCGCTTCTGCCCGGGAAGCCGGTCGATCTCGTCCTGCTCGACGTGATGCTGCCCGGCGCATCCGGCTTCGATCTACTGCGGGCGCTGCGCAGCAAGGGCACCGTGCCGGTCATCATGCTCTCCGCCCGCAACGAGGAGGCGGACCGGGTACTCGGAATCGAACTCGGAGCCGACGACTACGTCGCCAAGCCGTTCGGCCGGCCGGAACTCCTGGCCCGCATCCGCGCGGTGCTGCGTCGAACCGCCGTCGCGCCGACCGCCACCGCGGCGGAGAGAGCACAGGTTCTGACCTTCGCCGGCTGGCGGCTCGATTTGCGCAGCCGGCAGCTGACCGATCCCGAGGGGGCTGCCGTAGACCTCTCGGGGGCCGAGCACGACCTACTCATGGTGTTCCTAGAGCATCCGGGGCGCGTGCTTGGCCGCGAGCAGATCCTGGAGATGAGCCGCGGACGGCTCGCCGCCCCGTCCGACCGCAGCGTGGACACGCTGGTCAGCCGCCTCAGGCGCAAGCTCGAACCGCCCGAGGGCACGCTCCCCGTGATCAAGACGGTTCGCGGCTCCGGCTACATGATGGCCGCCAAGGTCGAGCGGGCATGAAATTCCTGGTCGATCTTGCCCGCAGCCTGGAGGGGCGCACCGTCGCCGTGCTGTTGCTGGCGGTACTCGTGGTCCACGGGGGCGCGTTGTTGCTGTACCGTCAGTCGGCGGCGGCCGCGGCCGACGAGGCGTTCGCGAACGAAGTGGCGCGACAGCTCGTCTTGGCGCGGGAAGCGGTACTGCGGCGACCGCCGGGGGAGCGCGGCATCGAGGCAAAAGCCCTCTCGTCGGGTCATTTCGAGATAGGCTGGGAGCGGGGGGAATCCGCCGAGACCGGCAAGACAGACCCCGCCTTGCGCGATCTGCGCGAACGCGTCCTGGAGATCGAGCCCGTGCTCGGCCCAGATCTGGCGCTCGCCCTGGCGGCGCCGGACGAGCCGCTGCACCAACAGGACCTGCGCGGCGCCTTCCCGCTGCCGGACGGCAGTTTCCTGACCTTCCGGTCCGCCCATTCGCCTCACTTGGTCCACCTTGCACCCTGGGCGTACCTCGCCACCGCGATGGCCATCCTGGTCGGCGTCGCCGCCGTCGTGCTGGTGCACCGGATCGCCGGCCCGCTCAGGGAACTGACGCACGCCACCGTCCGGATCGGGCACGGTACGGTCGTGTCCGTGCCTGAGGTCGGACCGGACGAGACGCGCGGGATCGGTCGGGCGCTGAACGCGATGCAAGGGCGCATCCACCGCCTCGTCGCGGAACGGACGCAGGCTTTGGCGGCGGTCTCGCACGATCTGCGCACGCCGATCGCCCGGCTCCGTCTTCGCCTGGACAAGGTCGATGACCTTGCGGACCGCCGTGCCATGGCTGCCGACCTCGACGACATGCAGGCCATGATCGACGCGACGCTGTCGTACCTGCGTGGCGAAGCCGACCCGGAAGCACGGCAGGTCGTCAACGTGGCGAGCGTGCTGATGAGCGTCGCCGACGCCTCCGCGGACGCGGGCCGCGAGGTGGGCTACGACGGCCCCGGCCGGGCGCTGGCGTCGGTACGTCCCGTTGCCTTCCGCCGCGCGGTCGAGAACCTTGTCGACAACGGTGTGCGCTACGGGACCCGGGTTCGGGTCGGCATCGAGATCGAAGAGGCGACCCTGGTGGTGCGCATCGACGACGACGGCCCCGGCATCGCGCCGGAGGACGTCGCCCGGGCCTTCCAGCCCTTCACCAGGCTGGAGGGGTCGCGCAACCGCAACACGGGCGGGACGGGTCTCGGACTGACCATCGCCCAGCGCGCGGTCGAGGCGGACGGCGGCACGCTCGTCCTGTCGAACCGGCCGGAGGGCAGCCTGCGGGCCGAGATCCGCCTGCCGAGGGCGAAGGGACGCGGCTGAGACGCGGCCTACCGGGCGGTCGCCGGTGCGTCGGGGTGCGCGTCCGGCTGCGCCGACCGCTCGTTCGAGACATAGCCGCTCCCAGGCAGTGCCACCGTGAGGATGATGCCTGCGACAGCCAGCGACGCGGACAGGGCCGCCGGAACGAGGAAGGCATCGGGACCAAGGGCCTTCTGGATGAAGCCGCCGGCGACCGCGCCAAGCGTCAGGCCCGCCCAGAGCGGTGCCTGGAGCCAGAACGACGGCGCGGGCTTGTGCAGGACCATGTTCGCCAGACCGGTCCCGAAACGTACGACGGTTCCGGTGACGTAGGTCAGGGCGAGGCTCCGCCCGGCCTCATCCTGCAGCGTCGCATTCAGCATGCCGAGGGCGAGGACGACGGGGTAGGCATGAAGGGGAAACGCATCGGGGGCCTCCGGCAGCAGGTTGCCGATGGACAGCAGGACGGCCTGCGCGCCGAGCAGGACCGAAAGACGCCACCGCCCGGCCCAGGCCGCGACGAGGGTGCCGACGAACGCGCCGAGGCAGAACAGCGCGATGGTGCTGCCGAACCTGGTGACGCCCGACCAATCGAAGGAACTGGCCGCGACGCCGAACCGGGTCGTGTTCCCACTCATGAACGACATGAACAGTTGAGAGTGTTCCAGGAAGCCTATCGAGTCGGCCGAACCCGCCAGGAATGCCAGCGCGACGGCCAGGGGCACGCGGGTCTCGGGTCTCGACGGGAAAGATCTGTCCACTTGGCCACCTGTCGCTGCCGCGTCGGATCTCGCCGGGGTCGCGTTCGACCCGGCGTCCGGTCCTGCGGGGAGCCGGTAGGGATACGTCGACCCCATGGCCGAGGCTTTGCTCGACCTTGACGAAGTGTGTCGGCACGCGCGCCTGACACACTTCGTCACGAACGCGGCGAACGGCAGTCAAACGGGTCGGCTATCTCCACTCCTCAAGCGGCCGATGTGGCCGATGGAACGGAGACAGATCGATGAAGCCTACGCTTGCCGCCGTTTTCGCCGCCGCGATGCTGGCCGGAGCGGCGACGCCCGCCCTTGCGGTCGACGGGCACGGCAACGCCTCCAACCCGGAGCGCAGCGTCCCGAACTCGGGCGACGTCTCCGGCGGACCCGCCCACCGTGACGATCCGCGGGTGCGGGAGGCGCAGGAGAAAGGCCCGGACGGCAAGCCCGCGCATCGTGAAGGCGACGGCCACGCACATGGGCACAGCCAGGACAAGCCCGGCAAGAAGTAAGCTTCCAACAAGGTGACACGATGAGCGGGAGATGCGCGATGCGGTTGCTGCCCCTGCTCGTCGTCTTCGCGCTCCTGGCCGTAAGCCTCGGCTATGCGCTTGCGGCGTCCCCTTGCATGGATAACAGTTCACGGTGCGGGACCGCCCCCTCACGCATCGTGGAAACGCCCGCCTCGACGAAAGTCGGGGCGGGCGCCCACCATGATCCGTCCTTACGAGACCTTCAGTCGTCGAAGTCGTGGTGATGGCGGCGCTCAAAGCCGTGGCGGTCCTCGTCCCGGTAGTCGTGATGACGGCGACGAACCTCCACGTGATCGTGGTCGCCGTGATGGTGACGACGCACCTCCTCGTGATGGTGGGGAGGTGGTCCGTAGCCGTAATATTGGGCCGACGCGGCCACGGGCGCCGACGCGGCGGCGACAGTCATGAGGGCGATCAAGAGACTTTTCATGGTCGGATGTCCCTTTTCTGATCGCACGAGGGTCCACCGACGACTTTGAACAGGGCGTGAAGCAACCGTTGTGGCATTCTCCGGCCAGGGATGCCTTCACCACGAGAGGCGGCCGCGGCTTGCGACACAGCCTCTGAATCGCAGATAAGGACGGTGATGAGTTCAGTGTGGCGCCATATGGCCTTCGAGGCGATGAGGGGGTGGTGGGCAACCGCCGCGCTCGCGCTCGTCCTGGCGCTGGCCATCGCGATGCCGACCACCGGGCTCACGGACGACCTTACCTGTCACCGGAGCCATCAAGGCCATGACAGGAGCGAACTCTCGTTCGTCTCGGATACGGCACCCGGCCTGGATCAAGCCTCCGACCACGGGCCGGCCGACCATGTTCATTGCGGCTGCCATGTCGCCTTGAGCACGACCGTTGCCGGTGATGCCCCGCTCCCCGATGGAGCGCGACCCCTCTACGCCAGATTGTCCGAGAAGATGCCCTCGGTCTCTCCCGACCGGCTGCCACGACCGCCCCGCGCCTGAGGTGACGCCGCGAAGGCGGCGCGTCACGAACCCGGGTCCGACCGACCCGGGCCGTCCCCTCACGTCTCCGACCGCGACCGTCCGGCATGTCGTCATCGGCTCCCGGCACGCCCGAGCAGGCATCATGCGCATCATCCTGACCGCCCTCATCCTGGCCGTCGGCGTCCTCGTGGGCGCTGCGGTTCCCGCCGTCTCCGGCTTCGTCCAGGGGCTGTTGATATCGGCCGGCTTGCCGCCGACCGTCTCCACCCTCGCCAGCGGCCCCACCGCCGCCAAATCCGCCGAGTCTCCCCCCGGCGAGGCGGGCCACGCCGCGGGCGACGGACACGGTCACGGCAAGCCGACCACCAAGCCCACGGGCCAGCAGACCCAGGGCGAGCACGAGCATTCCGAGGCCGAAGGCGAGGAAGGTCATGTCAAGATGACCGCTGAGCAGATCGAGAACCAGGACATCAAGGTGGCCAAAGCCGAGGGTGCCATGCTGTCGCGCCATATCCTGGTGCCCGGCACGATCACGCCCGACACCGACCGGATCGCGCGCGTCCCGGCCCGGGTCGTCGGCACCGTCGCCGAGATGCGAAAACGCCTGGGCGATGCCGTCAAGAAGGACGAGGTCGTCGCCGTCCTCGACAGCCGCGAGGTCGCGGACGCCAAGAGCGAGTACCTGACCGCCTCGGTGAAGGCCGACCTGGAGAAGACCAACTTCGACCGGCAGCAGGCGCTTTGGGACAAGCGAATCTCGGCCGAGAGCGCCTTCCTGAACGCCAAGGCCGTCTATTCCGAGGCGACGCTGCGCCAGGATCTGGCACGGCAGAAGCTGTCGGCGCTGGGGCTCGACGCGACGGCGGTGGCCAAGCTGGCCAAGCGCGACGAGACCACTCCGAACCTGTCGAGCCTGCGCCAGTACGAACTGCGCTCGCCGATGTCGGGGCGCATCGTCGAGCGAAAGGTCGACGTCGGCACCGCGGTGGGCAAGGAAGGCGACCCCTCCGACCTCTACACCGTCGCCGACCTTTCGACGGTGTGGATCGAACTTGCCGTTCCGACCTCGGAACTCGCCAAGGTCAAGGAAGGCGCGTCCGTCACGGTCGCGCCGGGCCAGGAGGGCGGCGTGCAGCACGAGAAGGGCAAGGTCGTCTTCGTCAGTCCTTTCCTCACCGCCGACACGCGTGCCGCCAAGGTCATCGTCGCCCTGCCGAACAAGGACATGGCCTGGCGTCCGGGCACCTACGTCACCGCCGAGGTCGAGATCTCGCGGGATACCGTTCCGGTGAGCGTGCCCAAGGCGGCCCTCCAGACCGTCGAGGGCAAGCGCGTCGTCTTCGTCCGCACGGACGAGGGCTTCGAGAAGCGCGAGGTCGAACTCGGGCGCTCCGACGACGACGCCTACGAGGTCGCCTCGGGTCTCAAGCCCGGCGAGACCATCGCCGTCGAGAACACCTTCCTCCTCAAGGCCGAGCTCGGAAAGAGCGAAGCCGACCACGCGCATTGAGGGACGGGACATGATTTCGAAGATCCTCGACTTCTCTGTCCACCAGCGCTGGCTCGTGCTGCTGCTGTCGCTGTTGGCGGCTGGATTCGGTGGCTATGCCGTGACCAAGCTGCCTATCGACGCCGTCCCGGACATCACCAACAACCAGGTCCAGATCAACACGACCGCGCCCTCGCTCTCGCCCGTCGACATCGAGAAGCAGGTCACCTACCCGGTCGAGACCGCGCTCGCGGGCATCAAGGGGCTGGAATACACCCGCTCGCTCTCGCGCAACGGCTTCTCGCAGGTCACCGCCGTCTTCGCCGAGAAGCTCGACATCTACTTCGCGCGCCAGCAGGTCGCCGAACGCCTCTCGCAGGTGAAGCAGGACCTGCCGCCCGGCGCGGAGCCCGCCATGGGCCCGATCTCGACCGGCCTGGGCGAGATATACATGTGGTCGATCCATTACGCGAAGCCGGGCGAGCGCAAGGTCTCGGCCGCGGGCAAGCCCGGTTGGCAGCCGGACGGCAGCTACCTGTCGCCGGAAGGTCAGAGCCTCAGGACGGAACTGGAGCAGACCGCCTACCTGCGCACGGTCCAGGACTGGATCATCCGCCCCCAGATCAAGACGGTCCCGGGGGTCGCCGGCATCGACGGCATCGGCGGCTTCGAGAAGCAGTACCACGTCCAGCCGGACCCAACGAAGCTCGCCGCCCGCGACCTGTCCTTCGGTGACGTCGCCCGCGCCCTGGAGACGAACAACGCCAACCAGGGCGCCCGCTACCTGGAGGACAACGGCGAGGGCTACGTCGTTCGCGCCGCCGGGCGCCTGGAGAGCATGGACGAGATCGGCGACGTGGTCGTCGCCACCCGTGCCGGCGTCCCGGTGCGCATCCGGGACATCGCCGAGGTCCGCATCGGAAAGGACTTGCGCACCGGCTCCGGCAGCGAGAACGGCCAGGAGGTCGTGATCGGCACGGCCCTGATGTTGATCGGCGACAACAGCCGTAAGGTCGCCGCCGCGGTCGACGCACGCATGGAGCAGATCCGCAAGTCGCTGCCGCCGGGGGTCGAGGTGCAGACCGTCCTCGACCGTACCCGCCTCGTCGAAGCCACCATCAAGACCGTGGCCAAGAACCTGTCCGAGGGCGCCGCCCTCGTCATCGTCATCCTGTTCCTGCTGCTCGGCAACATCCGCGCGGCCATCATCACGGCGCTCGTCATCCCGGTCGCCATGCTGATGACCATGACCGGGATGGTCGAGGCGAAGATCTCGGCCAACCTGATGAGCCTCGGCGCGCTCGACTTCGGCCTGATCGTCGACGGGGCGGTCATCATCACCGAGAACGCCCTGCGGCACCTCGCCGAGAAGCAGCACGAACTCGGGCGGAGCCTCGACACCGAGGAGCGCCTGCAGACTGTGCGGGCCTCGGCCGAGGAGATGATCAAGCCCTCCCTCTACGGGCAGGCCATCATCATCCTGGTCTACGTCCCGCTCCTGACCTTCACCGGGGTGGAGGGCAAGATGTTCGAGCCGATGGCGCTGACAGTCATCATCGCGCTCGTGGCCGCCTTCGTCCTCTCGCTGACTTTCGTGCCCGCCCTGATTTCCATCGTCATCACCGGCAAGGTCACCGAGGAAGACAACTTCATCATCCGTGCGTTCAAGGCAGCCTACCGCCCGGTGCTGGCCGCTGCGGTCCGCGCGCCCGTCACCTTCGTCGTCGGAGCGCTCCTGCTCCTCGTCGGTGCGGGAATCCTCTCCACACGCCTGGGCACCGAGTTCATCCCGCAGCTCGACGAG
Proteins encoded:
- a CDS encoding flagellar basal body rod C-terminal domain-containing protein, encoding MKEDISGPSLASAALRIHQGRMRVSVENIANARSTASAPDGEPYRRKIAVFEPITGNTEEAPAIRIVRDKTEFPTVHSPGHPAADAGGNLKLPNVRPTVEMSELRSAMRAYEANLRTIATFDDLKGKTLALLKS
- a CDS encoding response regulator transcription factor; protein product: MERDDRPGAGSAQEHILLIEDDDGMRVLVTRLLRESGYRVTGCRSGAEMWSLLPGKPVDLVLLDVMLPGASGFDLLRALRSKGTVPVIMLSARNEEADRVLGIELGADDYVAKPFGRPELLARIRAVLRRTAVAPTATAAERAQVLTFAGWRLDLRSRQLTDPEGAAVDLSGAEHDLLMVFLEHPGRVLGREQILEMSRGRLAAPSDRSVDTLVSRLRRKLEPPEGTLPVIKTVRGSGYMMAAKVERA
- a CDS encoding ATP-binding protein, giving the protein MKFLVDLARSLEGRTVAVLLLAVLVVHGGALLLYRQSAAAAADEAFANEVARQLVLAREAVLRRPPGERGIEAKALSSGHFEIGWERGESAETGKTDPALRDLRERVLEIEPVLGPDLALALAAPDEPLHQQDLRGAFPLPDGSFLTFRSAHSPHLVHLAPWAYLATAMAILVGVAAVVLVHRIAGPLRELTHATVRIGHGTVVSVPEVGPDETRGIGRALNAMQGRIHRLVAERTQALAAVSHDLRTPIARLRLRLDKVDDLADRRAMAADLDDMQAMIDATLSYLRGEADPEARQVVNVASVLMSVADASADAGREVGYDGPGRALASVRPVAFRRAVENLVDNGVRYGTRVRVGIEIEEATLVVRIDDDGPGIAPEDVARAFQPFTRLEGSRNRNTGGTGLGLTIAQRAVEADGGTLVLSNRPEGSLRAEIRLPRAKGRG
- a CDS encoding YoaK family protein, whose protein sequence is MPLAVALAFLAGSADSIGFLEHSQLFMSFMSGNTTRFGVAASSFDWSGVTRFGSTIALFCLGAFVGTLVAAWAGRWRLSVLLGAQAVLLSIGNLLPEAPDAFPLHAYPVVLALGMLNATLQDEAGRSLALTYVTGTVVRFGTGLANMVLHKPAPSFWLQAPLWAGLTLGAVAGGFIQKALGPDAFLVPAALSASLAVAGIILTVALPGSGYVSNERSAQPDAHPDAPATAR
- a CDS encoding efflux RND transporter periplasmic adaptor subunit, which gives rise to MRIILTALILAVGVLVGAAVPAVSGFVQGLLISAGLPPTVSTLASGPTAAKSAESPPGEAGHAAGDGHGHGKPTTKPTGQQTQGEHEHSEAEGEEGHVKMTAEQIENQDIKVAKAEGAMLSRHILVPGTITPDTDRIARVPARVVGTVAEMRKRLGDAVKKDEVVAVLDSREVADAKSEYLTASVKADLEKTNFDRQQALWDKRISAESAFLNAKAVYSEATLRQDLARQKLSALGLDATAVAKLAKRDETTPNLSSLRQYELRSPMSGRIVERKVDVGTAVGKEGDPSDLYTVADLSTVWIELAVPTSELAKVKEGASVTVAPGQEGGVQHEKGKVVFVSPFLTADTRAAKVIVALPNKDMAWRPGTYVTAEVEISRDTVPVSVPKAALQTVEGKRVVFVRTDEGFEKREVELGRSDDDAYEVASGLKPGETIAVENTFLLKAELGKSEADHAH
- a CDS encoding efflux RND transporter permease subunit, producing MISKILDFSVHQRWLVLLLSLLAAGFGGYAVTKLPIDAVPDITNNQVQINTTAPSLSPVDIEKQVTYPVETALAGIKGLEYTRSLSRNGFSQVTAVFAEKLDIYFARQQVAERLSQVKQDLPPGAEPAMGPISTGLGEIYMWSIHYAKPGERKVSAAGKPGWQPDGSYLSPEGQSLRTELEQTAYLRTVQDWIIRPQIKTVPGVAGIDGIGGFEKQYHVQPDPTKLAARDLSFGDVARALETNNANQGARYLEDNGEGYVVRAAGRLESMDEIGDVVVATRAGVPVRIRDIAEVRIGKDLRTGSGSENGQEVVIGTALMLIGDNSRKVAAAVDARMEQIRKSLPPGVEVQTVLDRTRLVEATIKTVAKNLSEGAALVIVILFLLLGNIRAAIITALVIPVAMLMTMTGMVEAKISANLMSLGALDFGLIVDGAVIITENALRHLAEKQHELGRSLDTEERLQTVRASAEEMIKPSLYGQAIIILVYVPLLTFTGVEGKMFEPMALTVIIALVAAFVLSLTFVPALISIVITGKVTEEDNFIIRAFKAAYRPVLAAAVRAPVTFVVGALLLLVGAGILSTRLGTEFIPQLDEKSIALNATRIPSTSLTQSQAMQLKVEQAVSKFPQVAYVFSKTGTAEVASDPMPPNSSDTFVILKPQEEWPDPSLSKADLQEQIEKAVGELAGNVYEFSQPIQLRFNELLAGTRGDLAVKVFGEEFEPMLKAANQVAQVLRGITGAEDVKVEQTAGLPFLEIKINKAEAARYGLSVGAIQEVIGAAIGGKDAGVVFEGDRRFPIVVRLNDKVREDREALENIPVPLPPGLNGRASSVLLKQVASFSVTEGPNQISRENGKRRVVVTANVRGRDIGSLVAEAQGKVAAQVQLPSGYYVTWGGQFENLASAKQRLMIVVPVCFFLIFLLLYSALGSPRDALLVFSAVPLALTGGIAALWLRGMPISVPAAVGFIALSGVAVLNGLVMLTFIKQLVAEGRPKREAILEGAMIRLRPVAMTALVASLGFVPMAIATETGAEIQRPLATVVIGGLISATLLTLVVLPALYARFGRVETTAAAERPAPSVPRQLKAAE